From Candidatus Nanopelagicales bacterium, the proteins below share one genomic window:
- a CDS encoding AAA family ATPase has protein sequence MTAFDKLAGALTATITGDTARARCPAHDSGSTNVLDLRRIEGSALIHCHAGCETTDVLASIGLTMADLYDDPRGARYDYTDDSGAVIRSVHRSPGKDFRQTGETKRTSPLFHLTGVTEAVKNGEPVYICEGEKDCLALESVGLAATCNPGGAGKWNIVDQTPLTGAHVVIVTDRDEPGTRHARDVKRHLTPIAASVRAVQSAAGKDAADHIAAGLRADDFAPLDLSATATAKYRFVNWGELLAGEHEPPDWVIPGVLPVGASCAIYSAAGEGKSLLMLDWAVRVAIGSPIFDDPIRSRTVLYLDLEQSPSILRNRLEAFQFTDPEKLGRLHYSLLGEWEPLDTAEGGRRLLEAAQDVGAEVVIVDTLSRAVRGLENDSDTALAQYRHTVAPLRRAGIAYVRLDHSGKDPQRGQRGSSAKAADVDLVYRLALTDKDTLTLRREKDRLGLGDPDTLAIRRTTGEALTHESISIDSAREAKIDATTKRLDELAVPADAGRAKAGDALRSAGFPVRNKLLAEVVRRRKLSVGGEPVPRMSLLDMRRTGTGPPTPPTGKVGTGGDRSGTGSERERGQVGTGRGQVDGRVRHARESSRGDSAGTGRGQILPLTGLPNNPIDSTYSDGTER, from the coding sequence GTGACCGCGTTCGACAAGCTCGCGGGAGCCCTCACCGCGACGATCACAGGGGACACGGCGAGGGCCAGATGCCCAGCGCACGACAGCGGCTCCACGAACGTCCTCGACCTGCGGCGCATAGAAGGCTCGGCGCTAATCCACTGCCACGCCGGATGCGAGACAACCGACGTACTGGCCTCGATCGGGCTAACCATGGCCGACCTGTACGACGACCCCAGGGGCGCCCGATACGACTACACCGACGACTCGGGGGCAGTCATCCGATCAGTTCACCGATCCCCCGGCAAGGACTTCCGGCAAACGGGCGAAACCAAGCGAACCTCGCCACTGTTCCACCTGACGGGCGTCACCGAAGCCGTGAAGAACGGCGAGCCGGTCTACATCTGCGAAGGCGAGAAAGACTGCCTCGCGCTGGAATCCGTGGGCCTGGCCGCCACCTGCAACCCCGGCGGCGCCGGGAAGTGGAACATCGTCGATCAAACCCCACTGACCGGCGCGCACGTCGTGATCGTCACCGACCGGGACGAACCCGGGACACGCCACGCCCGAGACGTGAAACGACACCTGACACCGATAGCGGCCAGTGTCCGAGCGGTCCAATCCGCGGCAGGGAAAGACGCCGCCGACCACATCGCCGCCGGGTTGCGCGCGGACGACTTCGCCCCGCTCGACCTGTCAGCCACAGCCACAGCGAAGTACCGCTTCGTCAACTGGGGCGAACTACTCGCCGGGGAACACGAACCGCCCGACTGGGTGATCCCCGGAGTGTTGCCGGTCGGCGCGTCGTGCGCGATCTACTCGGCGGCAGGCGAAGGTAAGAGCCTGCTCATGCTGGACTGGGCCGTTCGTGTCGCCATCGGGTCGCCGATCTTCGACGACCCGATTCGATCGCGGACCGTGCTGTACCTGGACCTCGAACAAAGCCCGTCGATACTGCGCAACCGTCTGGAAGCGTTCCAGTTCACCGATCCCGAGAAACTGGGCAGGCTCCACTATTCGCTCTTGGGCGAATGGGAGCCCCTGGACACCGCCGAGGGAGGACGGCGACTGCTCGAAGCCGCCCAAGACGTTGGTGCCGAGGTTGTCATTGTCGACACGCTGAGCCGGGCTGTTCGCGGCTTGGAGAACGACTCCGACACGGCGTTAGCGCAATACCGGCACACCGTGGCGCCACTGAGACGCGCCGGAATCGCCTACGTGCGATTGGATCACAGCGGGAAAGATCCCCAACGCGGTCAGCGTGGATCTAGCGCGAAAGCCGCAGACGTGGATCTTGTGTACAGGTTGGCGCTCACCGACAAAGACACGCTCACCCTGCGGCGGGAGAAGGATCGTCTCGGGTTGGGCGACCCCGACACCCTCGCCATTCGCCGAACCACAGGCGAGGCCCTGACCCACGAGTCGATATCCATCGACTCAGCGCGCGAGGCGAAGATCGACGCGACCACGAAACGCCTCGACGAGCTAGCGGTCCCCGCCGACGCTGGCCGAGCCAAGGCCGGGGATGCTCTCAGATCCGCCGGGTTCCCCGTGAGGAACAAGCTGCTGGCTGAGGTTGTGCGCCGCCGAAAGTTGTCCGTGGGGGGGGAACCTGTCCCCCGCATGTCTCTACTAGACATGCGGAGAACGGGGACAGGTCCCCCAACTCCCCCCACGGGCAAGGTGGGGACAGGTGGGGACAGGTCGGGGACAGGTTCTGAGCGTGAGCGGGGACAGGTGGGGACAGGTCGGGGACAGGTCGACGGGCGTGTGCGACACGCCCGGGAATCAAGCCGTGGGGACAGCGCGGGGACAGGTCGGGGGCAAATCCTGCCCCTCACGGGCCTGCCTAACAACCCCATCGACAGCACCTACTCAGATGGAACGGAACGATGA
- a CDS encoding ParB N-terminal domain-containing protein: protein MGNGSDTESTQSEPFQCMPALTSEEYAALKADIAANGVRVPIEVDPWGRILDGHHRAQACRDLGIEPPRRTIQVTSDEAARSHALSVNNTGRQLSREQRRGIVAGSLTADPHLSDREHARRCGVSPSTVSTVRAGLIESGQLSKLDSRLGKDGRTRHLPYQPRWAYPSLDLLEDAMAANGITSILMGLEALPMPGMDAEDWDGFCDSLKNYGVLVPIAVTEGGTLVDGRSRLIACLLTGQTPPVETIGLDEDLAGLCISNNLIVRSLTPQDLALSRARRRRTLALTSEDALAEVLNDSAGWLDRKKVARGGIAETLTQIVDDLCDDLDRNPDIGTTPDEIRLWAEPVISQWAGSGS from the coding sequence GTGGGCAACGGATCTGACACCGAGTCTACACAATCCGAGCCGTTCCAGTGCATGCCAGCGTTAACGAGTGAGGAATACGCGGCGCTGAAAGCCGACATCGCCGCCAACGGTGTCCGCGTCCCCATCGAAGTCGACCCATGGGGCCGCATCCTCGACGGGCACCACCGCGCCCAGGCCTGCCGAGACCTCGGAATCGAACCACCCCGCCGCACTATCCAGGTCACAAGCGATGAGGCCGCCCGCTCGCACGCCCTGAGCGTGAACAACACGGGCCGTCAACTGAGCCGCGAGCAAAGACGCGGGATCGTCGCCGGGAGCTTGACCGCCGATCCGCACCTATCGGACCGTGAACACGCCAGGAGATGCGGTGTCTCGCCATCGACTGTCTCGACGGTTAGGGCTGGACTGATCGAATCCGGTCAACTGTCCAAGTTGGACAGTCGACTTGGTAAGGATGGTCGGACGAGGCATCTGCCGTATCAGCCTCGATGGGCGTATCCGAGCTTGGATCTGCTCGAAGACGCGATGGCGGCGAACGGCATAACGTCGATTCTCATGGGCCTAGAAGCGCTGCCCATGCCGGGAATGGACGCCGAGGATTGGGACGGGTTCTGCGACAGCTTGAAGAACTACGGCGTCCTGGTGCCGATCGCCGTCACCGAGGGCGGGACGCTCGTGGACGGACGGTCGCGCCTGATCGCCTGCCTGTTGACCGGGCAGACGCCACCCGTCGAGACCATCGGCCTAGACGAGGACCTCGCGGGCTTGTGCATCTCAAACAACCTGATCGTGCGGAGCCTCACCCCTCAAGACCTCGCGCTATCTCGCGCGAGGCGTCGCCGGACACTAGCTCTCACGAGCGAGGACGCGCTAGCCGAAGTGCTGAACGATTCCGCCGGATGGCTCGACCGCAAGAAGGTCGCTCGGGGAGGCATCGCGGAGACTCTGACTCAGATCGTGGACGACCTGTGCGACGACCTGGACCGAAACCCCGACATCGGGACCACGCCAGACGAGATCCGCCTCTGGGCGGAGCCCGTCATCTCGCAGTGGGCCGGGAGTGGATCGTGA
- a CDS encoding helix-turn-helix domain-containing protein, whose product MDITTETDTIPDPKIRATITVDDAAKILRVSRSSAYAAVNCGQIPSIRVGRRLLIPTSALARLLADA is encoded by the coding sequence ATGGACATAACGACAGAAACAGACACCATCCCCGACCCGAAGATCCGGGCAACAATCACAGTCGATGACGCCGCCAAGATCCTGCGCGTTAGCAGGTCCTCCGCCTACGCGGCAGTCAACTGCGGACAGATCCCAAGCATTCGTGTCGGGAGGCGGTTGTTGATCCCCACCAGCGCGCTAGCCCGACTCCTGGCCGACGCATGA
- a CDS encoding helix-turn-helix transcriptional regulator translates to MNRPARDSTGGVDALIGAKLRAMRGERGVTQSSIADTMRAFDHNWAPATVAGVETGRRNLSLGELADLCRILNVTVQTFVSDSATADTDTRARAEALVYRRPTEAPPERVAASDRARRLERLEHIVLESALGPDDPGGEEADRDLLAIISAHYGRDLLAERDQRARATSTSKAWATRAIIDELANMPELRDAAQAWSDFRYERAVEDHQAWQGQRAEDLAREIGEVE, encoded by the coding sequence ATGAACAGGCCAGCACGGGACAGCACTGGGGGTGTGGATGCGCTCATAGGGGCCAAGCTCCGCGCCATGCGCGGTGAGCGAGGCGTCACCCAATCTTCGATAGCGGACACGATGCGCGCCTTTGACCACAACTGGGCCCCGGCGACAGTCGCCGGAGTGGAGACGGGCCGACGGAACCTCAGCCTGGGCGAGCTGGCGGACCTTTGCCGAATCCTCAACGTCACGGTCCAGACATTCGTCAGCGACTCAGCGACGGCCGACACCGACACCCGAGCCCGCGCCGAGGCGCTGGTCTACCGCAGGCCAACGGAAGCCCCGCCCGAGAGGGTGGCGGCGTCCGACCGGGCCAGGCGCCTGGAACGGCTCGAACACATCGTGCTTGAGTCCGCTCTCGGTCCCGACGACCCCGGCGGCGAGGAGGCGGACAGGGACCTACTGGCAATCATCTCGGCCCACTACGGACGGGACCTGTTGGCGGAGCGGGATCAGCGGGCGCGGGCGACATCCACGAGCAAGGCGTGGGCCACCCGCGCCATCATCGACGAACTCGCCAACATGCCGGAGCTGCGCGACGCGGCCCAAGCCTGGAGTGACTTCAGGTACGAGCGGGCCGTGGAGGACCACCAAGCCTGGCAGGGTCAGCGGGCAGAGGATCTCGCCCGCGAGATAGGCGAAGTGGAGTGA
- a CDS encoding tyrosine-type recombinase/integrase: protein MRGSVVKRVDAKGKARYYAVIEDVAADGTRRRRWHSDPATGSAFTSKRDAEKALSGLVVAVQSGGYVAPASLTVGEWADRWLARAEDRLRPSTLASYEKNLRVHVKPHIGEVRLQSLSAAHLDDMYARLRVDGKHVKGHQPSPLSARTVRYVHVITKALLSDAVRYGILSRNPADGATPPSAKSTSAATGTLTTWAATDVADFLEGAQAHRYGPLFAFLALSGARRGEALGLRWTDVDIGRRRASITSSVGRVSGKIIEGGTKTGAGRRPIALDSSILDALAEQRARQHRDRDLVGAGYRDQGLVFAAPEGSYVNPEHVSRVFKSEVQRLGLPPIRLHDLRHTWATLALQSGVHPRVVQERLGHSNVTITLQVYSHVAPLMHDEAAATVAGLIEAARDPKVTRLRQVR, encoded by the coding sequence ATGAGAGGTTCCGTAGTCAAGCGTGTCGACGCTAAGGGCAAGGCCAGGTACTACGCGGTCATCGAGGACGTGGCAGCGGACGGCACACGCCGCCGCCGCTGGCACTCCGACCCGGCGACAGGGTCCGCGTTCACATCGAAGCGGGACGCGGAGAAGGCCTTGTCCGGTTTGGTAGTGGCGGTCCAGAGCGGCGGCTACGTCGCTCCAGCCAGTCTCACGGTGGGGGAGTGGGCCGATCGTTGGCTCGCCCGAGCTGAGGACAGGCTCAGGCCGTCCACATTGGCCAGCTACGAGAAGAACCTCCGAGTGCACGTCAAGCCGCACATCGGAGAAGTCCGACTCCAGTCGCTATCAGCCGCCCACCTTGACGACATGTACGCGCGTTTGCGCGTCGACGGCAAACACGTCAAGGGACATCAACCGTCCCCCTTGTCCGCCAGGACAGTCCGCTACGTGCATGTCATCACGAAGGCACTGCTATCTGACGCGGTTCGGTACGGCATCCTCTCCCGCAACCCGGCGGACGGTGCTACACCACCGTCCGCGAAGTCGACCAGCGCCGCCACGGGGACCCTGACGACTTGGGCGGCGACCGATGTCGCCGACTTCTTGGAGGGCGCGCAGGCGCACCGCTACGGGCCACTGTTCGCTTTCCTCGCCCTGTCGGGGGCCAGGCGCGGCGAGGCGCTCGGGTTGCGCTGGACAGATGTTGACATCGGTCGCCGCCGCGCCAGCATCACTAGCAGCGTCGGGCGAGTCTCAGGGAAGATCATTGAGGGTGGCACGAAGACGGGGGCCGGGCGCCGCCCGATAGCCCTAGACAGCTCCATTCTCGACGCGCTGGCGGAGCAACGGGCACGACAGCATCGGGACCGGGACCTGGTTGGGGCCGGTTACCGCGATCAGGGTCTAGTGTTCGCCGCGCCCGAGGGCAGCTACGTCAACCCCGAGCACGTCTCCCGCGTCTTCAAGTCCGAGGTCCAACGGCTCGGCCTTCCCCCGATCCGCCTGCACGACTTGAGGCATACGTGGGCGACGCTCGCCCTACAGTCCGGGGTGCATCCCAGGGTCGTGCAAGAACGCCTCGGGCACTCAAACGTAACCATCACTTTGCAGGTCTACTCGCACGTCGCGCCGCTCATGCATGACGAAGCCGCCGCCACGGTCGCCGGGCTGATCGAGGCGGCGAGAGACCCGAAAGTGACACGGCTCCGCCAGGTTCGGTAG
- a CDS encoding sugar porter family MFS transporter, whose protein sequence is MMAKTESGTGDKSQSHVQLVVLTAVALGIIFGYDNGNIGGAQLFFEVDLDLDRSQIELVTAVLVSGELLGCLAGGFLANLLGRKKVVILATAGYVLFCLTSAFSANLAQLQVSRALLGISIGVSLVAAPVFIAESVPIRTRGSTLVMFQVTCVAGTILGLVGSILLAGLDQGVNWRVMLGLAAIPAALLLPILIRVPETANWLLLKGREEDARATLTRLEPDEDPEPLIAEIEAAIAEETGGAFREMLTRPYLRATVFVVTLGFFVQITGINATVTYGPRIFKALGIDSAERSLLLEALVQVIALIAVLASMSVIDSLGRRPTLLTGIGIMVFAQIMLVVAFGTEVGNTLDGAQVVLGFAGLALINVGFVFGFGALVWVYSVESFPARLRAYGSSIMLSAVLFGNLLIARYFLFVLETIGGAWSFGMFAALAVVAWFFVYKFAPETKGRPLDDIRYFWENGGKWPEESGPSSGRA, encoded by the coding sequence ATGATGGCCAAGACCGAATCAGGCACTGGCGACAAGTCACAGTCGCACGTCCAACTTGTTGTGCTCACGGCTGTGGCTTTGGGGATCATCTTCGGCTACGACAACGGCAACATAGGCGGGGCGCAGCTGTTCTTTGAGGTCGACCTCGACCTGGACAGAAGCCAAATCGAGCTGGTTACCGCAGTGCTTGTCTCCGGGGAGCTGCTGGGCTGCTTGGCGGGAGGCTTCCTGGCCAACCTGTTAGGCCGCAAGAAGGTGGTGATCCTGGCCACGGCTGGGTACGTCCTCTTCTGCCTGACAAGCGCGTTCTCCGCGAACCTGGCCCAACTGCAGGTCTCCCGCGCTCTCCTAGGGATTTCCATCGGTGTGTCGCTCGTCGCGGCCCCCGTGTTCATCGCCGAGTCTGTCCCGATCCGGACTCGCGGATCCACACTCGTGATGTTTCAGGTGACCTGCGTGGCCGGGACAATCCTGGGGCTTGTGGGCTCAATCTTGCTGGCGGGGCTCGACCAAGGCGTCAACTGGCGAGTGATGCTGGGTTTAGCGGCGATCCCGGCGGCGCTGCTGCTGCCGATCCTGATAAGGGTTCCCGAGACGGCTAACTGGCTTCTGCTCAAGGGGCGCGAAGAAGATGCCCGGGCGACGCTTACCCGGCTGGAACCGGACGAGGACCCAGAACCCCTGATCGCGGAAATCGAGGCCGCGATAGCCGAGGAGACCGGCGGGGCGTTCCGCGAGATGCTCACCAGGCCCTATCTGCGGGCCACCGTGTTCGTCGTGACCCTGGGGTTCTTCGTCCAAATCACAGGGATCAACGCGACTGTGACCTATGGCCCGCGGATATTCAAAGCCCTGGGAATCGACTCCGCTGAGCGAAGCCTCCTCCTGGAGGCCCTTGTGCAGGTGATCGCGCTGATAGCTGTGCTCGCGTCCATGAGCGTGATCGACTCGCTTGGTCGACGGCCCACTCTGCTCACTGGGATCGGCATCATGGTCTTCGCCCAGATCATGCTGGTTGTCGCCTTCGGGACCGAAGTTGGCAACACGCTTGACGGGGCGCAGGTCGTGCTCGGGTTCGCCGGGCTCGCGCTGATCAACGTGGGGTTCGTGTTCGGCTTCGGAGCGCTTGTGTGGGTGTACTCGGTTGAGAGCTTCCCGGCGCGATTGCGCGCCTACGGCTCCAGCATCATGCTCTCCGCTGTCCTATTCGGAAACTTGCTAATCGCCCGGTACTTCTTGTTCGTACTCGAAACTATCGGCGGCGCCTGGTCGTTCGGAATGTTCGCCGCACTCGCGGTGGTGGCGTGGTTCTTCGTGTACAAGTTCGCCCCCGAGACCAAGGGACGTCCTTTGGATGACATTCGTTACTTCTGGGAAAATGGCGGCAAGTGGCCGGAAGAATCCGGGCCGAGCAGCGGCAGGGCTTGA
- a CDS encoding M20/M25/M40 family metallo-hydrolase, protein MARRAISRADLLRLRQDGVMANDIKDKRTATIDAENDAVEILRQLIRIDSTNTGEDETTVGEAQIAELVEELLGEVGYQPTRFETTAPNRQGVYLRIPGRDSKRPALLLHGHLDAVAAFADEWTHPPFAAEIRDGMIWGRGAVDMKHFVAMVLAVVRHWARSDYQPPRDVVLIFTPDEEAGGRKGAHWIVDHHPEFFDGVTEAVGEVGGFSLTVREDLRLYLIQTAEKGMAWMRLRAEGTAGHGSMPGEANAVARLVGALNRIAEHRFPLVLTPTTKQFLTELLKAAGSPVDVSDPDALLEAAGPLAELLGATLSDTATPTMLNAGHKVNVIPGTAEACVDGRFLPGREKEFLAEIDELLGGDVVREFVNFDVALETSFDGPMIDAMTAALLAEDAAARAVPYMLSGGTDAKAWSRLDIRSYGFAPLRLPPDLNFAAMFHAVDERVPVDAIRFGVRVLNRFLDNV, encoded by the coding sequence ATGGCGCGCCGTGCGATCTCGCGGGCGGACTTGCTGCGGCTGCGGCAGGATGGCGTCATGGCGAATGACATCAAGGACAAGCGGACCGCGACGATAGACGCTGAGAACGACGCGGTTGAGATTCTGCGCCAGCTGATCCGAATTGACTCGACGAACACGGGCGAGGACGAGACGACGGTAGGGGAAGCGCAGATCGCCGAACTCGTCGAGGAGCTGCTTGGGGAAGTCGGCTACCAGCCGACACGTTTCGAAACAACCGCGCCAAACAGACAAGGCGTCTACCTCCGCATCCCCGGTCGTGACTCTAAGCGCCCTGCCCTGCTCCTGCACGGCCACCTAGACGCTGTCGCCGCGTTCGCGGACGAATGGACTCATCCGCCTTTCGCCGCCGAGATCCGCGACGGGATGATCTGGGGCCGCGGGGCCGTCGACATGAAGCACTTCGTCGCGATGGTCCTCGCGGTTGTACGCCATTGGGCTCGCAGCGACTATCAGCCTCCTCGTGACGTCGTCTTGATCTTCACCCCCGATGAGGAGGCGGGGGGCCGTAAGGGTGCTCACTGGATCGTCGACCACCATCCTGAGTTCTTCGACGGGGTGACCGAGGCGGTGGGCGAAGTTGGTGGCTTCTCGCTGACTGTGCGCGAGGACCTGCGCCTGTATCTGATCCAGACCGCTGAAAAGGGAATGGCATGGATGCGCCTGAGGGCTGAGGGGACAGCGGGTCACGGGTCGATGCCAGGCGAGGCCAACGCCGTCGCTCGCCTTGTGGGCGCCCTCAACAGGATCGCCGAACACCGCTTCCCTCTGGTCCTGACGCCCACGACGAAGCAGTTCCTCACAGAACTTCTAAAGGCGGCGGGGTCCCCGGTGGACGTATCGGATCCGGATGCGCTTCTCGAAGCGGCCGGGCCGCTGGCCGAGCTTCTCGGGGCAACCTTGAGCGACACAGCCACTCCGACGATGCTGAACGCCGGCCACAAGGTGAACGTCATTCCTGGCACCGCCGAGGCCTGTGTCGACGGCAGGTTCCTGCCCGGGCGCGAGAAGGAGTTCCTCGCAGAGATCGACGAGTTGCTCGGCGGCGACGTCGTTCGGGAGTTCGTGAACTTCGACGTCGCCCTGGAGACATCGTTCGATGGCCCGATGATCGATGCCATGACCGCGGCCCTGCTGGCAGAGGATGCGGCGGCGCGGGCCGTGCCGTACATGCTGTCTGGCGGAACCGATGCCAAGGCGTGGAGCCGCCTGGACATTCGCAGTTACGGGTTCGCTCCCTTGAGGCTGCCGCCGGACCTGAACTTCGCGGCTATGTTCCACGCGGTCGACGAGCGGGTTCCTGTTGATGCCATCCGGTTCGGTGTTCGCGTGCTCAACCGGTTCCTCGACAACGTCTGA
- a CDS encoding alanine racemase gives MTLDRRQFLKAAGIGMASVPLLTSGCSPARRPTSGDASVFNREAAAARNTTAPIGGDLVVAGYPVSWWVDHFGLPLHVHYGPRIRENAAAFINVFARHYPKGEVRFAAKANAHPTVFKYVRESGAGIDVASDNEAQCALLAGIDTKFMDVNGNTKSDELIQLALAKGMVLIADSPEEFELIAGLARQAGTTPRVLMRLSGFDIPLVTDAAAFTAGSWTKFGMNVHEVKAFVSRLGAYPEIDFQGFHAHIGSQISTIEPYRKVAGRMIEASRTLIAAGHPCKMLNMGGGFPVNYVDKKQWNQILNRIRRGYLAAKKGDTSHLWAWDNNMVGFRDETTGQLHLDTWTGEGYYSEHPKENMVEALLTSNVPVGGKSMPFAKALREIGEPILVIEPGRSIPEDAGVTLTRVGHVKRVLNKHNLVAIEAGVVSFAEALAVTIPMNRWELATDVDRRDPSPFTGFIAGQLCFSGDMPSRYKIELPRRPARGDILLTHDTGAYNPQFYAASTNYFPRPSRVIVDDVGQIEFIKTRDTFDEVFSLNS, from the coding sequence ATGACACTTGACCGGCGCCAGTTCCTCAAGGCGGCGGGGATCGGAATGGCCTCCGTACCGCTGCTCACCAGCGGTTGCTCACCAGCGAGGCGCCCAACGTCTGGCGACGCTTCTGTCTTCAACAGGGAAGCCGCCGCCGCGCGGAATACGACCGCACCGATCGGCGGCGACCTAGTCGTCGCGGGTTACCCAGTGTCATGGTGGGTCGACCACTTCGGGCTTCCGCTGCACGTCCACTACGGACCTCGCATCCGGGAGAACGCGGCGGCGTTCATCAACGTGTTTGCGCGCCACTACCCCAAGGGCGAGGTCAGGTTCGCCGCCAAAGCGAACGCCCATCCCACAGTGTTCAAGTACGTGAGGGAGTCCGGAGCAGGAATCGACGTCGCCTCGGACAACGAGGCCCAATGTGCACTCCTGGCTGGCATTGACACGAAGTTCATGGATGTCAACGGCAACACCAAGTCCGACGAACTGATCCAACTGGCGCTGGCCAAAGGCATGGTGCTCATCGCAGATTCCCCCGAGGAGTTCGAACTGATCGCGGGCCTAGCGCGCCAGGCCGGGACAACTCCGCGTGTTCTGATGCGGCTGTCTGGATTCGACATTCCGCTCGTGACGGACGCCGCCGCGTTCACTGCCGGCTCATGGACCAAGTTCGGAATGAACGTCCACGAGGTCAAGGCGTTTGTGTCCCGACTGGGCGCGTATCCCGAGATCGACTTTCAAGGGTTCCACGCGCACATCGGATCCCAGATCTCGACCATCGAGCCATATCGGAAGGTCGCTGGGCGCATGATCGAGGCTTCGCGCACGCTCATCGCCGCCGGGCACCCGTGCAAGATGCTGAACATGGGCGGTGGGTTTCCGGTCAACTACGTCGACAAGAAACAGTGGAACCAGATTCTCAACCGGATCCGCCGAGGGTACCTGGCTGCCAAGAAGGGCGATACGTCGCATCTGTGGGCCTGGGACAACAACATGGTCGGGTTCCGCGACGAAACCACCGGCCAACTCCACTTGGACACCTGGACAGGCGAGGGCTACTACTCAGAACACCCCAAAGAGAATATGGTTGAGGCACTGCTGACGTCCAATGTGCCAGTGGGCGGCAAGTCAATGCCGTTCGCGAAGGCTCTCCGGGAGATCGGCGAGCCCATTCTGGTCATCGAACCCGGACGGAGCATCCCCGAAGACGCAGGGGTCACGCTCACGCGCGTCGGACACGTGAAGCGGGTCCTCAACAAGCACAACCTTGTTGCTATCGAGGCTGGGGTTGTCAGCTTCGCTGAGGCTCTAGCCGTAACAATCCCGATGAATAGGTGGGAACTGGCAACGGATGTCGATCGCCGCGACCCAAGCCCTTTCACTGGGTTCATCGCCGGTCAGCTTTGCTTCAGCGGAGACATGCCCTCTCGCTACAAGATCGAGCTGCCGAGACGACCAGCCCGGGGAGACATCTTGCTGACACACGACACGGGGGCCTACAATCCCCAGTTCTACGCAGCGAGCACCAACTACTTCCCCCGCCCGAGCAGAGTCATCGTCGACGACGTCGGCCAGATCGAGTTCATCAAGACCCGGGACACGTTCGACGAGGTGTTCTCGCTGAATTCCTAG
- a CDS encoding aldo/keto reductase — protein sequence MEQRQLGNTGMRVSRIGLGTMTWGRDTDEHEARDQWKAFLHAGGNFIDTADVYADGSSEEMIGQLLHETGGRDRIVIGTKAVSRPKTSRRFDASRRHLLASLDGSLARLGVDYVDIWNLHAWDPHTPLDETLAAADDAVRSGRVRYVGVSNYAGWQIAQAATWQRAVPGRYAPAVAQMEYSLVQRGIEREVAPACEALGLGITPWSPLGRGVLTGKYRYGKPADSRAASSHFGPFVAEHLDDRAARIVDAVCTAAEGLDVAPLEVALAWVRDRPGVAAPIVGARTIGQLRTILESERLELPSEIRTALDEVSAPHRGYPEYGWNQDNRS from the coding sequence ATGGAGCAGCGGCAGCTTGGGAACACCGGAATGCGGGTGTCGCGGATCGGTCTGGGGACCATGACCTGGGGTCGCGATACCGACGAGCACGAGGCGCGCGATCAGTGGAAGGCGTTCCTACACGCGGGCGGGAACTTCATCGACACCGCAGACGTGTATGCCGACGGGTCGAGTGAGGAAATGATCGGTCAGCTCCTGCACGAAACTGGGGGCAGGGACCGGATCGTAATCGGCACGAAGGCTGTGTCCCGACCCAAGACAAGCAGGCGTTTCGACGCCTCACGCCGTCATCTGCTCGCTTCTCTTGACGGTTCCCTGGCTAGGTTGGGCGTGGACTACGTTGACATCTGGAACCTGCACGCCTGGGATCCGCATACACCTCTTGATGAGACCCTGGCAGCTGCCGACGACGCGGTGCGCTCCGGACGGGTTCGGTACGTGGGCGTGTCCAACTACGCGGGCTGGCAGATCGCACAGGCGGCCACATGGCAGCGCGCCGTTCCCGGACGGTATGCCCCCGCCGTAGCGCAGATGGAGTACTCCCTGGTCCAGCGAGGCATCGAGCGCGAGGTGGCCCCCGCGTGCGAAGCCCTGGGTCTAGGCATCACGCCATGGTCTCCGCTGGGTCGCGGTGTCCTCACGGGCAAGTACCGCTACGGAAAGCCAGCGGATTCGCGCGCGGCGTCTTCTCACTTCGGTCCTTTCGTAGCCGAGCATCTCGATGATCGCGCCGCGCGCATCGTGGACGCCGTCTGCACCGCGGCTGAGGGCCTGGATGTGGCGCCGCTGGAGGTAGCGCTGGCCTGGGTCCGCGACCGCCCGGGCGTCGCGGCCCCGATAGTCGGAGCCCGCACGATCGGGCAGCTACGCACGATCCTGGAGTCTGAGCGACTTGAGCTTCCGTCGGAGATCCGTACCGCGCTGGACGAAGTCTCAGCGCCGCACCGCGGATACCCCGAATACGGATGGAACCAGGACAACCGCAGCTAG